Proteins encoded together in one Pelagicoccus sp. SDUM812003 window:
- a CDS encoding fatty acid desaturase yields the protein MDRREDHRINDESSDSLEDPHAWKRVVARFQRPAALRANWQIVNTLTPYAALWLLMYLTLGVSIWLTLGLAILAAGFLVRVFIIFHDCTHGSFFASKHANSWVGFVAGVLTFTPFAHWRWEHARHHATSGDLDRRGVGDVGTMTVDEYVKASTWERVRYRMTRNPITLFVFAPLFLFLIKQRFSSSGAGQPERRSVLWTNVCLVALAVVLSWLFGWQAYVFIQLVILAVSGAAGVWLFYVQHQFEDVYWERGDEWSFVDAALKGSSFYRLPKALQWLSGNIGYHHVHHLSARVPNYRLEACHRSDPLFRSVKPVTLRSSLGALRLRLWDEEARRLVGFRDVRKNRRA from the coding sequence ATGGATAGAAGAGAAGACCATCGAATCAATGACGAGTCGTCCGATTCGTTAGAAGATCCTCACGCTTGGAAACGTGTGGTGGCCAGATTTCAGCGGCCTGCGGCCTTGCGGGCGAATTGGCAGATCGTCAATACGTTAACGCCCTATGCAGCGCTCTGGCTGCTTATGTATCTGACGCTTGGGGTGTCGATTTGGCTAACGCTTGGTCTGGCCATTCTGGCAGCAGGGTTTCTCGTGCGCGTTTTCATCATTTTCCACGACTGTACGCACGGATCGTTTTTCGCATCCAAACACGCTAATTCCTGGGTGGGCTTCGTTGCCGGAGTCCTGACCTTCACTCCTTTCGCCCACTGGCGTTGGGAGCACGCGCGGCACCACGCGACCTCTGGGGACCTCGACCGGCGGGGCGTGGGCGATGTCGGAACGATGACGGTCGATGAATATGTGAAGGCGTCGACCTGGGAACGGGTTCGCTATCGAATGACGCGCAATCCGATCACGCTATTCGTATTCGCGCCCTTGTTTCTTTTTTTGATCAAGCAGCGTTTCTCGTCGTCCGGAGCGGGCCAGCCGGAACGGCGTTCCGTTCTCTGGACGAATGTTTGTCTGGTGGCTCTGGCCGTCGTGCTGAGCTGGTTGTTTGGCTGGCAGGCCTACGTTTTTATTCAGCTTGTGATTCTCGCGGTGAGCGGGGCGGCGGGCGTCTGGCTTTTCTATGTGCAGCATCAATTTGAAGACGTGTATTGGGAACGTGGCGACGAATGGAGCTTTGTCGACGCTGCGTTGAAAGGAAGCTCCTTCTATCGCCTGCCGAAAGCGCTGCAATGGTTGTCGGGGAATATTGGATACCATCACGTTCATCATTTGAGCGCCCGCGTCCCGAACTATCGGCTGGAAGCCTGTCATCGGTCCGACCCGCTCTTTCGTTCGGTTAAGCCGGTGACCCTTCGGTCGAGTCTGGGCGCCTTGCGGCTGCGCCTGTGGGACGAAGAGGCCAGGCGACTAGTCGGATTTCGGGATGTCAGGAAGAATCGACGCGCCTGA
- a CDS encoding PAS domain-containing protein, giving the protein MTRKKKAAAQTPGPEAKRPGQDSDARSESDVQKLLHELEVHQIELEIQNDELRLARDEAEDARAKYADLYDFAPVGFLTLDQSSLIKMVNLSGASLLGMERSRLVGRSFALHLASPFRSDFLAFLERVFATEEKLSIDLELLVEGQENRPVTVEARRAPEAASECQLTVADITERKRAEAALQRNVALFTNLFEQAPICVLFIDSAFRLQQANKMAEPNFGDLVSCLGQDFREILGQLWPKRVADRLAARFRHTLETGELYIAPEFRERRKDTKEMEDYEWQIQRLTLPDGDYGVVAFFNNITERRKAQSAQLKLNLLTASNLKLKEAIARRKAIEKTLRKAKRKLAELLKQSDCQQIQLRDLSHRIIEAQEQERKRISRELHDVVLQSLAGINFQLVVVGKYLAEDPQKLQQKVERAQGLVQDSMDLVHTFARELRPSVLDDLGLMPALNALIKNYLEDSGLRIDLKVFEGVECIEGVERITLYRVVQEALANVARHAQTDRAEVSIQRHRDTIRLEITDYGEGFDTRAERLARKKGRLGMLGMKERVEMVGGVFTARSTLGKSTTIRVELPLPSQDVVSSKP; this is encoded by the coding sequence ATGACCAGAAAAAAGAAAGCTGCCGCTCAGACGCCTGGGCCTGAGGCGAAACGTCCAGGGCAAGACAGCGATGCGCGATCGGAGAGCGACGTGCAGAAGCTGTTGCACGAGCTCGAAGTCCATCAGATCGAGCTGGAAATTCAGAACGACGAGCTAAGGCTCGCTCGCGACGAAGCGGAAGACGCCAGAGCGAAATACGCCGATCTCTATGATTTCGCTCCCGTCGGCTTCCTCACGCTTGACCAGAGCTCCCTCATCAAAATGGTGAACCTTTCAGGCGCCAGTCTCCTCGGTATGGAGCGGTCTCGCCTCGTTGGCCGCTCCTTCGCCCTGCATCTCGCCTCGCCCTTCCGCTCGGATTTTCTCGCGTTTCTGGAACGCGTGTTCGCCACAGAGGAAAAGCTATCAATCGATCTCGAACTACTCGTCGAAGGCCAGGAGAACCGTCCGGTGACCGTCGAGGCCCGCCGCGCCCCCGAAGCGGCCTCCGAATGCCAGTTGACCGTGGCCGACATTACCGAGCGAAAGCGGGCAGAGGCGGCGCTTCAACGCAACGTCGCTCTTTTCACCAACCTTTTCGAGCAAGCACCTATTTGCGTCCTTTTCATCGACTCCGCCTTCCGGCTCCAGCAGGCGAATAAAATGGCAGAGCCGAACTTCGGAGACTTGGTTTCTTGTCTCGGTCAGGACTTTCGCGAAATCCTTGGGCAGCTTTGGCCCAAGCGCGTTGCGGACCGCCTCGCCGCCCGCTTCCGGCATACCCTCGAGACAGGCGAGCTCTACATCGCTCCCGAATTTCGCGAGCGGCGCAAGGACACGAAGGAAATGGAGGACTACGAATGGCAGATCCAAAGGCTGACACTCCCGGATGGCGACTATGGCGTGGTGGCATTTTTCAACAACATCACCGAACGCCGAAAGGCGCAAAGCGCTCAGCTGAAGCTCAACCTGCTCACCGCCTCGAATTTGAAGCTCAAGGAGGCAATCGCGCGCCGCAAGGCCATCGAGAAAACCCTTCGCAAAGCGAAGCGGAAGTTAGCCGAACTCCTGAAGCAATCGGACTGCCAGCAGATTCAACTGCGCGACCTCTCCCACCGCATCATCGAAGCGCAGGAGCAGGAACGGAAACGCATCAGCCGCGAGCTGCACGACGTCGTGCTGCAATCGCTGGCCGGCATCAATTTTCAACTGGTGGTCGTTGGCAAATACTTGGCGGAAGATCCACAGAAGTTGCAGCAAAAGGTCGAACGGGCCCAGGGCTTGGTGCAGGACTCCATGGACCTCGTGCACACCTTCGCCCGCGAGTTGCGACCGTCCGTCCTAGACGACCTTGGGCTGATGCCCGCCCTCAATGCCCTCATCAAAAACTATTTGGAAGACAGTGGATTGCGCATCGATCTCAAGGTCTTCGAAGGCGTCGAATGTATCGAAGGTGTCGAACGCATCACGCTATACCGCGTGGTTCAGGAAGCGCTCGCCAACGTCGCCCGCCATGCCCAAACAGACCGTGCGGAAGTCAGCATCCAACGCCACCGCGACACCATCCGCTTGGAAATCACCGACTATGGAGAGGGCTTCGACACACGGGCCGAACGCCTTGCCCGCAAGAAAGGCCGACTGGGCATGCTCGGGATGAAGGAGCGCGTGGAAATGGTCGGCGGCGTCTTCACCGCGCGCTCGACCCTTGGAAAATCAACCACCATTCGCGTCGAGCTTCCCCTTCCCAGTCAAGACGTTGTGTCCAGCAAGCCTTGA
- a CDS encoding FG-GAP-like repeat-containing protein — protein sequence MLFDVPLRFVPAILCFGASMLQAAENDGAISKQPFLDASQGDGKRLFSELSSDRTGIVAQNLYDDPSMWGNRYREYMGGSMGSGVAAGDYDGDGWVDLYVTLKTKPGRLYRNLGDWRFEDVTEEAGLSEKGSILDWVSRAFSSDESVIWRHGSVFADVDNDGLLDLFVCRNDAPNLLYMNQGDGTFEEEAEDRGLALADGSVIGAFADYDRDGWLDVLILTNQVDGSEPSGRADRLYRNLGDGYYEEVTLQAGISAVSFGHSAFWFDFDLDGWQDFYIANDYAGPDYLYRNRGDGSFENVLSQMLPHISYSSMGSDRADINNDGKVDFLVADMAATSRITERRRQPAASTESALAMAAQSGMVSQYARNTLFLNAGNGVFMEVACLAGLEATDWTWSLRFEDFDNDGWQDLHVTNGMLREANNSDILTQMMRARSESQRVAVMKRAPKLEESNLAYRNLGGVKFTDVSESWGLDQVGVSFGAATADFDKDGDLDLVYLNHDGGVTVHRNDNVGNRRIQVRLKGTRSNRFGVDAVIVAETEMGQQLRSLTPARGYASGSELVAHFGLGDSQLVRKLTVRWPSGAEQVFENLESDYSYLITEEPSGSEIVVEAEKPLFEDRTEAYGLQMEDKSRPALPESEQALLPFRTDRRGPGIAVADVNGDRMQELFLTATTGSPAKLLIAEKGRYRTTLPLGSEPPSVEHGPSLFFDAEGDGQLDLLVTRSSANRSRWPQGFIPVLYSVNEDGKLVATERFPAVEINAGAACLADVDADGDLDLFIGARSIPGSYPETPRSYLFRNDAGRFVDITQSSTGLSECGLVKDALFRDLDGDGQPDLLLALEWDFIRCYRNVGAGVYEDVTASWGFESGGRGWWNSLASGDFNGDGRLDVVAGNLGLNTSYQASREHPARLYYGVFGRRSTKVMIEAHYEDGKWYPLRSRGDLGSTLSEIYRSYPRNNDYSVASMEDVFGVEQMEQADLLEADSFQSGVFLSKSDGSFAFQAFPHLAQAGPMQGLVVSDLNGDGSIDLCAVQNSDVSYPAFEGALGVFLIGDGQGGFQVLPPDRSGLAISGPAMALTLLDPAGQSRPGLFMTQQGGSTRFLQSASDSALWTKIELRGPSANPDGIGARIELSYTDGSVSTHEVSSGGGWLAQGEAALWVAVTDTRALVEARVRWPSGEVTTHSIPSDKGGVWRLSQ from the coding sequence ATGCTTTTCGACGTTCCTCTTCGATTCGTCCCCGCCATTCTGTGCTTCGGCGCCTCCATGCTGCAGGCCGCTGAAAACGACGGTGCGATCAGCAAGCAACCCTTTCTCGATGCGTCGCAGGGCGATGGGAAACGATTGTTCAGTGAACTTTCTTCCGATCGAACCGGCATCGTGGCGCAGAACCTCTATGACGATCCTTCCATGTGGGGAAATCGCTACCGCGAGTACATGGGTGGCAGCATGGGCTCGGGCGTGGCTGCTGGAGACTACGATGGCGATGGCTGGGTCGATCTGTACGTCACGCTCAAGACCAAGCCTGGGCGGCTGTATCGAAACCTTGGAGACTGGCGTTTCGAGGATGTCACGGAAGAGGCTGGCTTGTCGGAGAAGGGCTCGATTTTGGACTGGGTCTCCAGAGCCTTTTCATCGGACGAGAGCGTGATCTGGCGGCATGGTTCCGTGTTTGCTGATGTGGACAACGACGGTCTGCTCGATCTCTTCGTTTGCCGAAATGACGCCCCGAATCTTCTTTACATGAACCAAGGCGACGGAACCTTTGAGGAGGAGGCGGAAGATCGGGGACTGGCTTTGGCGGATGGGAGCGTGATTGGAGCCTTCGCCGACTACGATCGGGATGGTTGGCTGGATGTGCTGATTCTGACCAATCAAGTCGACGGCTCGGAGCCCAGCGGCCGCGCCGATCGCCTGTATCGAAATCTTGGGGATGGATATTACGAGGAGGTGACGCTTCAGGCGGGAATTTCTGCGGTGAGTTTCGGGCATTCCGCATTCTGGTTCGATTTCGATCTGGACGGCTGGCAGGATTTCTACATCGCTAACGACTACGCCGGGCCGGATTACCTGTATCGAAATCGTGGCGACGGAAGTTTCGAGAACGTCCTGAGCCAGATGCTGCCCCATATTTCCTACTCCTCCATGGGATCGGACCGCGCGGATATCAACAACGATGGGAAAGTCGATTTTCTGGTCGCGGACATGGCGGCGACCTCTCGAATCACGGAACGCCGCCGTCAGCCAGCTGCTTCTACCGAGTCGGCCCTCGCTATGGCGGCTCAAAGCGGTATGGTGAGCCAGTATGCGCGAAACACCTTGTTTCTAAACGCCGGAAACGGGGTCTTCATGGAGGTTGCCTGCCTAGCCGGACTCGAGGCCACGGATTGGACCTGGTCGCTGCGTTTCGAGGATTTTGACAACGACGGCTGGCAGGACTTGCACGTCACTAACGGTATGCTGCGGGAAGCCAACAATAGCGACATTCTTACCCAGATGATGCGCGCGCGTTCCGAAAGTCAGCGGGTGGCGGTGATGAAAAGAGCGCCAAAGCTGGAGGAGTCCAATCTCGCCTACCGAAATCTAGGAGGAGTGAAGTTTACTGATGTATCGGAAAGTTGGGGACTCGATCAGGTAGGCGTTTCGTTCGGGGCGGCAACGGCTGATTTCGACAAGGATGGGGATTTGGACCTAGTCTATCTCAATCACGATGGTGGTGTGACGGTTCATCGAAACGACAATGTAGGGAATCGTCGAATACAGGTGCGGCTGAAAGGCACCCGATCCAATCGCTTCGGTGTGGACGCGGTGATCGTGGCTGAGACCGAGATGGGGCAGCAGCTGCGTTCGCTCACTCCTGCTAGAGGGTACGCTTCCGGTAGCGAACTCGTCGCTCACTTCGGTCTGGGCGACAGCCAACTGGTGCGCAAGCTGACGGTTCGCTGGCCTTCCGGAGCGGAACAGGTTTTCGAAAATCTTGAAAGCGACTATTCTTACCTGATCACCGAGGAGCCGTCTGGGAGCGAAATCGTGGTGGAAGCGGAGAAGCCGCTTTTCGAAGATCGAACCGAAGCCTATGGTCTTCAGATGGAGGACAAGTCGCGGCCTGCTTTACCTGAGAGCGAGCAGGCTCTGCTCCCGTTTCGAACCGATAGGCGAGGGCCAGGAATCGCCGTCGCCGACGTGAATGGCGACAGGATGCAAGAACTCTTTCTCACCGCGACCACAGGTTCTCCCGCGAAGTTGCTGATTGCAGAAAAGGGGCGATACAGGACAACGCTCCCTCTCGGGTCCGAGCCGCCCTCGGTCGAGCACGGACCATCCTTGTTCTTCGATGCCGAAGGCGACGGTCAACTTGATCTGCTGGTGACTCGATCGAGCGCCAATCGTTCCCGATGGCCTCAGGGATTCATCCCTGTTCTGTATTCAGTCAACGAGGACGGCAAGCTGGTTGCCACGGAGCGCTTCCCCGCGGTGGAAATAAACGCCGGCGCCGCCTGCCTGGCTGATGTCGACGCGGATGGCGATCTAGACTTGTTCATCGGCGCACGTTCCATTCCTGGAAGCTATCCCGAAACGCCGCGCAGCTATCTGTTTCGAAATGACGCCGGCCGATTCGTCGATATAACCCAAAGCTCGACCGGTCTCAGCGAATGCGGCCTTGTCAAGGACGCCCTGTTTCGCGATCTCGATGGCGACGGGCAACCCGACCTTCTGCTGGCCTTGGAATGGGATTTCATCCGTTGCTACCGAAACGTGGGAGCAGGCGTGTACGAGGACGTCACCGCTTCGTGGGGATTCGAATCGGGAGGACGGGGCTGGTGGAACAGTCTGGCAAGCGGTGATTTCAATGGCGATGGCCGACTCGACGTTGTCGCTGGCAACCTGGGGTTGAATACGAGCTACCAAGCGTCTCGCGAGCATCCAGCTCGTCTCTATTATGGCGTCTTTGGAAGGAGATCCACCAAGGTGATGATCGAGGCGCATTACGAAGATGGGAAATGGTATCCGCTTCGCTCCCGAGGAGATCTCGGCTCGACACTGTCGGAGATCTACCGGTCGTATCCACGAAACAACGACTACTCGGTCGCAAGCATGGAAGACGTATTTGGCGTGGAACAGATGGAGCAGGCCGACCTGCTCGAGGCCGACTCCTTCCAGTCTGGCGTTTTCCTGAGCAAATCCGACGGCTCCTTCGCATTTCAGGCCTTCCCTCATCTGGCGCAGGCAGGACCCATGCAAGGGCTGGTCGTGAGCGACCTGAACGGCGACGGGAGCATCGACCTGTGCGCCGTGCAGAACTCCGACGTCTCCTATCCAGCCTTCGAGGGAGCCCTCGGCGTTTTTCTAATAGGAGATGGTCAGGGAGGTTTTCAGGTTCTGCCCCCAGATCGATCGGGTTTAGCGATTTCCGGCCCGGCAATGGCCCTGACTCTGTTGGATCCTGCAGGACAGTCGCGACCGGGCCTGTTTATGACGCAGCAGGGAGGTTCTACCCGTTTCCTGCAAAGTGCGTCAGATTCGGCGCTATGGACGAAGATTGAGCTCCGCGGGCCTTCCGCCAACCCCGATGGCATCGGAGCCCGCATCGAGCTGAGCTACACGGACGGCAGCGTCTCAACCCATGAAGTCAGTTCGGGGGGCGGATGGCTCGCCCAAGGCGAAGCGGCGCTTTGGGTCGCAGTCACAGATACTCGCGCCTTGGTCGAAGCCAGAGTGAGATGGCCGAGCGGAGAGGTTACGACTCACTCGATACCCTCGGACAAGGGCGGCGTCTGGCGGCTATCGCAGTAG
- a CDS encoding DUF3185 family protein: protein MNRIFSIGLSVCGGALIVYGLSAADSIGSSFSRFFTGSPTDEAIWMMVGGVTLLAIGLAGLFRGNSRQS from the coding sequence ATGAATAGAATATTTTCAATTGGCCTTTCGGTCTGTGGCGGCGCTCTCATTGTTTACGGCTTGAGCGCCGCCGATTCCATCGGTTCGTCGTTCTCCCGTTTCTTTACGGGTTCGCCAACGGATGAAGCGATCTGGATGATGGTTGGGGGCGTGACGCTTCTCGCGATAGGTCTTGCTGGCCTGTTCCGGGGCAACTCAAGGCAATCGTAG
- a CDS encoding methyl-accepting chemotaxis protein, whose translation MVKSLAKPNDPNGDSNGSSPRKRPARKTARISRSENEQRLQSIVSTLLNATEEVTNSITDATDAVRTLESNMAKVSSASSRTADAADQARVAIESIEKTATRSSAKAKNAMDQARDLKNRSADTSEMIQRLILGVNNTARANMESAGKIAELERQSDEIGNIVNAVARIADQTNLLALNAAIEAARAGEHGKGFAVVADEVRNLAELSEKSARAIQDVVQQIQHQVKTVTADTETAAAKAEEEIGKAEVITGDLSSISTNFNGIFDTAQRIANSAELTNAAALDYLRNAEEIASAAEQASSSAEESSKAVQEESRAFAEMAGAARAMTRLAQSLSDSDDSEKSSEELAAAAEQMSANAEEIRASAAEISVAISEINRAILRQTQASKDSITVGAQLDEQAREMSEVARESSALADDTCELLSKNNQNIADLIRDIEESASVGNRSAKNIEELRNRMRQIDKIVDTIVTITIQVNMLAVNGNVEAARAGEFGKGFSVVAADIRSLANESSENADKIKDMVRSISDQISEVSYEIHRAAKTSSEEAGRASATLSSLNQLVSETSRISDSIKEIESESSSTVNLLDEALASSKAISQSAEDVSKETEAAARAASEGANSAAEIANAVEDIAHQADELQHLS comes from the coding sequence ATGGTCAAATCCCTAGCGAAACCCAACGACCCGAACGGCGACAGCAACGGCTCTTCGCCTCGCAAGCGACCGGCAAGAAAAACCGCCAGGATCTCTCGCAGCGAAAACGAGCAGCGACTGCAATCCATCGTAAGCACGCTCCTCAACGCCACCGAAGAGGTCACGAACAGCATCACCGACGCCACCGACGCGGTCCGCACCCTGGAGAGCAACATGGCGAAGGTGAGCTCCGCTTCCAGCCGCACCGCCGACGCCGCCGACCAGGCCCGAGTCGCTATCGAATCCATCGAAAAAACGGCCACCCGCTCCAGCGCCAAAGCCAAGAACGCCATGGATCAGGCCAGGGATCTGAAGAACCGCTCCGCCGACACCTCGGAGATGATTCAGCGACTGATCCTCGGAGTGAACAACACCGCTCGGGCCAACATGGAATCCGCCGGAAAGATCGCCGAGCTGGAACGTCAGTCCGACGAGATCGGCAACATCGTGAACGCGGTGGCCCGCATCGCCGACCAGACAAACCTGCTCGCCCTCAACGCGGCCATCGAAGCGGCTCGGGCCGGAGAGCACGGAAAAGGCTTCGCGGTGGTCGCGGACGAAGTAAGAAACCTGGCGGAGCTCTCCGAAAAAAGCGCCCGCGCCATCCAGGACGTCGTCCAGCAAATTCAGCATCAGGTCAAAACCGTCACAGCCGACACCGAAACCGCCGCCGCCAAGGCCGAGGAAGAAATCGGCAAAGCCGAAGTCATCACCGGCGACCTGAGCTCAATCTCGACCAATTTCAATGGCATCTTCGACACTGCCCAACGCATCGCGAACTCCGCCGAGCTCACCAACGCCGCGGCGCTCGACTACTTGCGAAACGCCGAGGAGATCGCCAGCGCCGCAGAGCAAGCCAGCTCATCGGCCGAAGAATCCTCCAAAGCGGTGCAGGAGGAAAGCCGGGCCTTCGCGGAAATGGCCGGAGCCGCCCGCGCCATGACCCGTCTGGCACAGTCTCTCAGCGACTCGGACGACTCCGAAAAAAGCTCCGAGGAGCTCGCGGCGGCAGCCGAGCAGATGTCCGCCAACGCTGAAGAGATCCGAGCGTCCGCAGCGGAGATCTCCGTGGCCATTTCGGAAATCAATCGGGCCATCCTGAGACAGACCCAAGCCTCCAAAGACTCCATCACGGTCGGCGCCCAGCTCGACGAGCAAGCGAGAGAAATGAGCGAAGTCGCCAGAGAAAGCAGCGCCCTCGCCGATGACACCTGCGAACTGCTCTCGAAAAACAACCAGAACATCGCCGACCTCATTCGAGACATCGAGGAATCCGCTTCCGTCGGAAACCGCTCGGCCAAAAACATTGAGGAGCTGCGCAACCGCATGCGCCAGATCGACAAGATCGTCGATACCATCGTCACCATCACCATCCAAGTGAACATGCTGGCGGTCAATGGAAACGTCGAAGCGGCCCGAGCGGGTGAATTCGGAAAAGGCTTCAGCGTAGTTGCAGCGGACATACGCTCGCTGGCCAACGAATCCTCGGAAAACGCCGACAAGATCAAGGATATGGTGCGCAGCATCTCCGACCAGATTTCAGAGGTTTCCTACGAGATCCATCGCGCCGCGAAGACCTCCAGCGAAGAGGCCGGGCGGGCCTCCGCCACGCTCAGCAGCCTGAACCAGCTGGTCAGCGAAACCTCGCGCATTTCCGATAGCATCAAGGAGATCGAATCCGAAAGCTCGTCGACCGTGAACCTGCTCGACGAAGCCCTGGCTTCCTCCAAGGCGATCAGCCAATCAGCGGAGGACGTATCCAAGGAAACGGAAGCCGCCGCTCGCGCCGCCAGCGAAGGAGCCAACTCCGCAGCCGAAATCGCCAACGCGGTCGAGGACATCGCTCACCAGGCGGACGAATTGCAGCACCTCAGCTAG
- a CDS encoding DUF2959 family protein: MKSIPSTILLISLVAMASGCSSLGYKKAQDTSSSLRETAQSIEDSIPPLDAVIVALGDLAQTPNENIVNQYQSYRSALSELESSIGLINSRAQDMQLLGDAYFLNWEGELAKIRSYDIATDSRDRKAIVSKKFNSLSKSYVSLNQSLVPFMSDLADIRTVLGTDLTKNGLKSVEDSLKKANRDGARIRNSLSGLSEGFRDLGIEMGTSSSATAYAQ, translated from the coding sequence ATGAAATCAATTCCGTCAACCATTCTCCTCATCTCTTTGGTCGCTATGGCAAGCGGCTGCTCATCTTTGGGCTACAAAAAAGCCCAAGACACCTCGTCCTCCTTGCGAGAAACTGCGCAAAGCATCGAAGATAGCATACCGCCGCTCGACGCGGTCATAGTCGCTCTCGGGGACCTTGCGCAGACGCCGAACGAAAACATCGTCAACCAATACCAAAGCTACCGGTCCGCCCTAAGCGAGCTGGAATCTTCCATTGGACTGATCAACTCCAGGGCGCAAGACATGCAGCTTCTCGGAGATGCCTACTTTCTCAACTGGGAGGGCGAACTCGCGAAAATCCGGAGCTACGATATTGCGACGGACAGTCGCGATCGTAAGGCGATTGTATCCAAGAAATTCAACTCGCTGAGCAAGAGCTATGTATCACTGAACCAATCGCTTGTCCCCTTTATGTCAGACCTGGCCGACATTCGTACCGTCCTTGGCACCGACCTGACGAAAAACGGGCTGAAGTCCGTCGAAGACTCTCTCAAGAAGGCGAACCGCGATGGCGCTCGTATTCGCAACTCCCTCTCTGGTCTCTCCGAGGGCTTTCGCGATCTGGGCATCGAAATGGGGACCTCCTCATCCGCTACAGCCTACGCTCAATAG